A single Longimicrobium sp. DNA region contains:
- the lpxA gene encoding acyl-ACP--UDP-N-acetylglucosamine O-acyltransferase — MAIATETQVHPTALVDESAELGEGVVVGPFCIVGPGVSLGARTRLAGHVVIERDTAVGEDCQISYGAVLGTDPQDLKYAGERTYLRVGDRTVVREYATLNRGTAASGLTQVGSDCMLMSYVHVAHDCRLGDHVILSNAVNMAGHVSIDDWAIVGGMTPIHQFVRIGQHAFVGGQSRISKDIPPYVKAAGIPLELYGLNSVGLQRRGFSKEVRDELKKAYRIFFASSHNTTQALARAREELRALPEVEVFLGFFGGSERGVSL, encoded by the coding sequence ATGGCGATCGCGACCGAGACCCAGGTGCACCCCACCGCGCTGGTGGACGAGTCCGCCGAGCTGGGCGAGGGTGTGGTGGTGGGGCCGTTCTGCATCGTGGGCCCCGGCGTGTCGCTGGGGGCGCGCACGCGGCTGGCGGGGCACGTGGTGATCGAGCGCGACACCGCCGTGGGCGAGGACTGCCAGATCTCGTACGGCGCCGTGCTGGGCACCGACCCGCAGGACCTGAAGTACGCCGGCGAGCGCACCTACCTGCGCGTGGGCGACCGCACCGTGGTGCGCGAGTACGCGACCCTCAACCGCGGCACGGCGGCCTCGGGCCTCACGCAGGTGGGGAGCGACTGTATGCTGATGTCGTACGTCCACGTGGCGCACGACTGCCGCCTGGGCGACCACGTGATCCTCTCCAACGCCGTGAACATGGCGGGTCACGTGAGCATCGACGACTGGGCGATCGTGGGCGGGATGACGCCGATCCACCAGTTCGTCCGCATCGGGCAGCACGCCTTCGTGGGCGGGCAGTCGCGCATCTCCAAGGACATCCCGCCCTACGTAAAGGCGGCGGGGATCCCGCTGGAGCTGTACGGGCTCAACTCGGTGGGCCTCCAGCGCCGCGGCTTCTCGAAAGAGGTGCGCGACGAGCTGAAGAAGGCGTACCGCATCTTCTTCGCGAGCAGCCACAACACCACGCAGGCGCTGGCGCGGGCTCGCGAGGAGCTGCGCGCGCTTCCCGAGGTGGAGGTGTTCCTGGGCTTCTTCGGCGGCTCGGAGCGCGGGGTGAGCTTGTGA
- a CDS encoding bifunctional UDP-3-O-[3-hydroxymyristoyl] N-acetylglucosamine deacetylase/3-hydroxyacyl-ACP dehydratase, with amino-acid sequence MPSTPRQNTIVSPGEAQGVGLHTGEPVRMRVLPAPVNTGIVFRRTDLEGSPSIPAHVSHVVGTDLGTTIGLGEARVHTVEHFLAAAVAHGVDNAVVELDASEPPAGDGSARIFDEMLAACGVEEQDAPAKILTVDAPFQVTKGVAQYVVATADALRVSTTIEFDHPLIGRQFGSFGLGEALRRDVLAARTFGFLRDVEAMRGRGLAQGGSPDNAVVLTEDGLVDGTELRFPDEFVRHKTLDVIGDLSLVGARIQAHIVAEKPGHAGNVALAQQLIARAEKKALTRPILNIEQIMHYLPHRYPFLLVDRVVEFEERKRIVGLKNVTINEPFFQGHFPGRPVMPGVMIIEAMAQVGGLLVLENVENLEDKVIYFMALDNVRWRRPVTPGDQIRFEVELVQVRGATVKMRGTGTVDGQLAAEADMMARVVDR; translated from the coding sequence ATGCCGAGCACACCCCGACAGAACACCATCGTCTCCCCCGGCGAGGCGCAGGGCGTGGGGCTCCACACCGGCGAGCCGGTGCGGATGCGCGTCCTTCCCGCCCCCGTGAACACGGGGATCGTCTTCCGCCGCACCGACCTGGAAGGCTCCCCCTCCATCCCCGCTCACGTGAGCCACGTGGTGGGGACGGACCTGGGGACCACCATCGGGCTGGGCGAGGCGCGCGTGCACACGGTGGAGCACTTCCTGGCCGCCGCGGTGGCGCACGGCGTGGACAACGCCGTGGTGGAGCTGGACGCCAGCGAGCCCCCCGCCGGCGACGGCAGCGCCCGCATCTTCGACGAGATGCTGGCCGCGTGCGGCGTGGAGGAGCAGGACGCGCCCGCCAAGATCCTCACCGTGGACGCGCCCTTCCAGGTCACCAAGGGCGTCGCGCAGTACGTGGTGGCGACGGCCGACGCGCTTCGCGTGTCCACCACCATCGAGTTCGACCACCCGCTGATCGGGCGGCAGTTCGGGTCGTTCGGGCTGGGCGAGGCGCTGCGCCGCGACGTGCTCGCCGCGCGCACCTTCGGCTTCCTGCGCGACGTGGAGGCGATGCGCGGCCGCGGGCTGGCGCAGGGCGGCTCGCCGGACAACGCGGTGGTGCTCACCGAGGACGGGCTGGTGGACGGGACGGAGCTGCGCTTCCCCGACGAGTTCGTGCGCCACAAGACGCTCGACGTGATCGGCGACCTGTCGCTGGTGGGCGCGCGCATCCAGGCGCACATCGTGGCGGAGAAGCCGGGGCACGCGGGGAACGTGGCGCTCGCCCAGCAGCTCATCGCCCGCGCGGAGAAGAAGGCGCTCACGCGGCCGATCCTGAACATCGAGCAGATCATGCACTACCTTCCGCACCGCTACCCCTTCCTCCTGGTGGACCGGGTGGTGGAGTTCGAGGAGCGGAAGCGGATCGTGGGGCTCAAGAACGTGACCATCAACGAGCCGTTCTTCCAGGGCCACTTCCCCGGCCGCCCCGTGATGCCGGGGGTGATGATCATCGAGGCGATGGCCCAGGTGGGCGGGCTTCTCGTGCTGGAGAACGTGGAGAACCTGGAGGACAAGGTGATCTACTTCATGGCGCTCGACAACGTGCGCTGGCGGCGCCCCGTGACCCCGGGCGACCAGATCCGCTTCGAGGTGGAGCTGGTGCAGGTGCGCGGCGCCACGGTCAAGATGCGCGGCACGGGGACCGTCGACGGCCAGCTCGCGGCCGAGGCGGACATGATGGCTCGCGTGGTGGACCGCTGA
- the lpxD gene encoding UDP-3-O-(3-hydroxymyristoyl)glucosamine N-acyltransferase — MPHMTIDEIAHIADGVVEGDGSRTVSGVAPLEEAGADQISFVAEARYFPYIQASQAAAVLVARDADVPLPAHMAAVRVDDPRRALARVLGALYPERVPAPGVHPTAVVGEGAEVAASATVGPYAVIGEGARVGERARVGAHTVLGRGCTVAEDAVLHAHVTLYDGARVGARSVIHSGARLGADGFGFVWENGGHRKVPQVGGCRIEDDVEIGCNTTIDRGSIGDTVVGQGSKIDNLVMIGHNCRIGRHVIIISQVGISGSTRVGDGAVLAGQAGVGGHLEIGAGARVGGQAGVTASVAAGETVSGYPARPHREAMRAQAAFFKLPELMKRLRELERAVLGK, encoded by the coding sequence ATGCCGCACATGACGATCGACGAGATCGCGCACATCGCGGATGGGGTGGTCGAGGGGGACGGGAGCAGGACGGTGAGCGGGGTGGCGCCGCTGGAGGAGGCGGGGGCGGACCAGATCTCGTTCGTTGCCGAGGCCCGCTACTTTCCCTACATTCAGGCGTCGCAGGCCGCCGCGGTGCTCGTCGCGCGCGACGCAGACGTCCCCCTTCCGGCGCACATGGCCGCGGTGCGGGTGGACGACCCGCGCCGCGCACTTGCGCGCGTCCTGGGCGCGCTGTACCCGGAGCGGGTACCGGCGCCCGGCGTGCATCCCACCGCGGTGGTCGGCGAGGGGGCCGAGGTCGCCGCCTCCGCCACCGTCGGGCCCTACGCCGTGATCGGCGAGGGGGCGCGGGTGGGGGAGCGGGCGCGGGTGGGGGCGCACACAGTGCTGGGGCGCGGGTGCACGGTGGCGGAGGACGCGGTGCTCCACGCGCACGTCACCCTGTACGACGGCGCGCGGGTGGGCGCCCGCTCCGTCATCCACAGCGGCGCGCGGCTGGGGGCGGACGGCTTCGGCTTCGTGTGGGAAAACGGCGGGCACCGCAAGGTGCCGCAGGTGGGCGGGTGCCGCATCGAGGACGACGTGGAGATCGGGTGCAACACGACCATCGACCGCGGCTCCATCGGCGACACCGTGGTGGGGCAGGGGAGCAAGATCGACAACCTGGTGATGATCGGGCACAACTGCCGCATCGGCCGCCACGTCATCATCATCTCGCAGGTGGGGATCAGCGGGAGCACCCGCGTGGGCGACGGCGCCGTCCTTGCCGGGCAGGCGGGGGTGGGCGGCCACCTGGAGATCGGCGCCGGGGCGCGCGTCGGAGGGCAGGCGGGGGTCACGGCGAGCGTGGCGGCGGGCGAGACCGTCAGCGGCTACCCGGCCCGGCCGCACCGGGAGGCGATGAGGGCGCAGGCCGCCTTCTTCAAGCTCCCCGAGCTGATGAAGCGGCTGCGCGAGCTGGAGCGCGCCGTGCTGGGGAAGTGA
- a CDS encoding OmpH family outer membrane protein translates to MRRFLSIGFLGAAAALVLGAAPVAAQQGQFKIGVVNTQRVLAELPSVGAAQRSLESELGRYRTEVDTLERSLQRRQEALQANTTLTAAARTQQQQALQQSVAAYQQRVAQLNQLAEQRQQAVVAPVMRQVTEAIERIRREQGFSMIWDAAANFVVAVDPAFDITDRVIAAVRALPAPAATPAPAAPAPRP, encoded by the coding sequence ATGCGACGTTTTCTTTCGATCGGTTTCCTGGGCGCCGCGGCGGCGCTCGTGCTGGGTGCGGCGCCCGTGGCGGCGCAGCAGGGGCAGTTCAAGATCGGGGTGGTGAACACCCAGCGCGTGCTGGCGGAGCTCCCCAGCGTGGGCGCCGCGCAGCGCTCGCTGGAAAGCGAGCTGGGCCGCTACCGCACCGAGGTGGACACGCTGGAGCGCTCGCTCCAACGCCGCCAGGAGGCGCTGCAGGCCAACACCACGCTGACGGCCGCGGCCCGCACGCAGCAGCAGCAGGCGCTGCAGCAGAGCGTGGCGGCGTACCAGCAGCGCGTGGCGCAGCTCAACCAGCTCGCCGAGCAGCGCCAGCAGGCGGTGGTGGCCCCCGTGATGCGCCAGGTGACCGAGGCGATCGAGCGGATCCGGCGCGAGCAGGGCTTCTCGATGATCTGGGACGCGGCCGCGAACTTCGTGGTGGCGGTGGACCCGGCGTTCGACATCACGGACCGCGTGATCGCGGCGGTGCGTGCGCTCCCGGCTCCGGCGGCCACTCCGGCCCCGGCGGCGCCCGCGCCCCGTCCGTAA